Proteins co-encoded in one Deinococcota bacterium genomic window:
- a CDS encoding type II toxin-antitoxin system VapC family toxin, protein MRYLLDTNVVLRTVNQDDGLYPVVSQAVQNLAIQGHELILVPQVIYEFWSAASRPAAVNGLGWSLATVRALVDDLIREWTLLEDVPEVFDHWLELVTLHQVSGKQVHDARLVAAMKAHDLEHLLTLNAEDFGRFDVQSLHPGEVLA, encoded by the coding sequence ATGCGTTATCTCCTTGACACCAATGTCGTGTTGCGAACCGTCAATCAGGATGACGGGCTCTACCCGGTGGTCTCTCAGGCAGTCCAAAACCTCGCTATCCAAGGTCACGAACTCATTCTCGTGCCGCAAGTTATCTATGAGTTCTGGTCAGCGGCGAGCAGGCCTGCGGCGGTCAACGGCCTGGGATGGTCGTTGGCCACTGTTCGCGCTCTGGTCGATGACCTCATCCGGGAGTGGACGCTTCTCGAGGATGTGCCGGAGGTGTTTGACCACTGGCTCGAGCTCGTTACCCTCCACCAGGTTTCAGGCAAGCAAGTCCACGACGCCAGGCTCGTCGCCGCCATGAAGGCGCATGACCTCGAGCATCTGCTCACGCTCAACGCCGAGGACTTCGGGCGCTTCGACGTCCAAAGCCTTCATCCGGGCGAAGTGTTAGCCTGA